In the genome of Aequorivita sp. H23M31, the window TTCTGCTAGGTGCAAACACCTTTTCATATATCTTTCATCATTACCCATCTCGTATTTATTACATATAACACATTTATAATCTAATTACTAAGCAAATTCTTTAGATTACCTCTAATTAATTCGTATCAATTAAAGAAATCCCGATTCTTCCAAAAACCAAAAGAGACTTTAAAAATCCAATATAAACCGAAGAATATTAATTTCAAATCAAGTATAAATCCATTTTGTACATACCTCAAACAAATCTTATCTTTATCAAAATAAAGTTATTGGCATCTCTAATATAATGAAGCTGATTTCTGAATAGCTTATGCAATGAGTAATTTTAATTAAAATAATTAAACTAATTGCAAAAATCCACCTTTAAATAGGCATCAAAATATAACTAGATGAAAGATCATTATCGCCTCTCGGTGGACGAAAATTACCAATTCGATCTGGAAATTGACGAAGCCACTAATTTGAATCAATTGGATTTCTCCGAGCCAGGTATTGGCGGAAAGAAGGAAAGGATCCATATCCTTCACCAAAACAAATCATATTCCGCTGAAATTCTTCACGTAGATTTCATTCAAAGAAAATATACCATAAAGATAAACGGTAACACCTATAAGGTGGGCATTGAAACTCCTCTGGCACAGCTCATTAAGAAAATGGGATTATCGCTGGGAACAACTTCCGTTGATGATGACATCCTCGCCCCAATGCCTGGAATTATATTGGAAGTAAACGTACAAGAAGGAAATGAGGTAAAAGAAGGTGATCTTCTCTGTGTCTTGGAGGCTATGAAAATGGAGAACGCTCTTTCGGCCCCCAGGGATGGAACTATTAAATTCGTAAACATTACCAAGGGTGATACTGTTGATAAGGGAAAATTGCTAATTGAATTCCAAAAAAATGATTAAAAAATTACTGGTCGCCAATCGCGGCGAAATTGCTCTTCGCATTATGAAGACTGCCCATAGAATGGGAATTGCAACTGTAGCAATATATTCCGAGGCAGATAGAGATGCACCCCACGTAAAGTTTGCTGATGAAGCGGTGTGCATAGGACCCGCACCTTCAAATGAATCCTATTTATTAGGGGATAAAATAATTAAGCTTGCCAAAGAATTGGATGTGGATGCCATTCATCCCGGTTATGGATTTTTAAGTGAGAATGCTGAATTTGCCGAGCACGTTGAAAAGAGCGGCATAATTTTTATCGGTCCCAAAAGCCACGCAATTCGTGTGATGGGAAGTAAATTGGCTGCCAAGGAAACGGTAAAGGAATATGATATCCCAATGGTTCCTGGAACGGATGAAGCAATTACCAATGTAGATTCCGCAAAACAAATCGCAGAGAAAATCGGGTTCCCGATTCTTATTAAGGCATCCGCTGGTGGAGGTGGAAAGGGAATGCGGATTGTTGAAAATGCCAAGGAATTCGGAGACCAGATGAGGCGTGCTATCAGTGAGGCAGAAAATGCCTTTGGCGATGGCTCCGTGTTTATCGAGAAATATGTCACCTCTCCGCGGCACATCGAAATTCAGATTTTGGCAGATAATTTTGGCAATACGGTTCATCTATTTGAACGGGAGTGCAGTATTCAGCGGCGACATCAAAAAGTGGTGGAAGAGGCGCCTTCTTCAGTTCTTACGCCATCCCTACGAGAACAAATGGGAAATGCCGCCGTAAAAGTGGCAAAATCCTGCAGTTATATTGGCGCAGGCACGGTAGAATTTCTTTTAGATGAAAACCTAAATTTCTACTTTCTCGAGATGAATACCCGTCTTCAAGTAGAACATCCAGTTACAGAATTAATCACGGGCCTCGATCTGGTCGAGCAACAGATTAGAATAGCCAATGGCGAAAAGCTTTCATTTGCGCAAGAGGATTTAAAAATCACCGGACACGCGTTTGAACTTAGGGTTTACGCCGAAGATCCTTTGAATAACTTTATGCCCAGCGTGGGTAAACTGGAAGTGTACAAACCACCTCACGGCAAAAACATACGTGTGGATGATGGATTTACTGAAGGAATGCAGGTTCCTATCCACTACGATCCTATGCTATCTAAATTAATAGTTTATGGGAAAACACGGAATGAGGCAATCCAACTGATGTTAACTGCTATTTCAGCATACGATGTTGAAGGAGTGAGCACTACCCTACCTTTTGGAAAGTTTGTTTTTAATAGCGAAGCTTTCCGCAGTGGGCGTTTCGACACAAATTTTGTTAAAGAACACTATTCGGAAGAGAAAGTAAAAGCCAATAACGAAGAAGAAGCAAAAATCGCAGCCCTTATTGCTTTAAAGCATTATTTAAAAGATTCTGGGATTCTTCGATTACCCATCAATTAATAACCTCAGTGAAACTCAGCGGTTTCTCTGTGAATCTGCCCGTAGAAGTTATTACACAGAGTTGCACCGAGAGAAAAAGAGATGCCCGGAGAAATAAGTATAAATATGACCGACAACAACAAGAAACTCAAAGAAATGATTTCCGAAGCTAAATTAGGCGGAGGATCAAAACGAATTGAAAAACAACACGAAAAGAAAAAGCTTACCGCACGGGAACGCATTGAATACCTATTGGATGAAGGTTCTTTTGAAGAAATGGGAATGCTTGTTACCCATCGCACCACCGATTTCGGAATGCAGGAGGAAATATATTACGGAGATGGTGTTGTTACGGGATATGGAACGATCAACCGCCGCTTGGTTTATATTTTTGCCCAAGATTTCACCGTTTTTGGCGGAGCGTTGTCCGAAACCCATGCTGAAAAAATATGTAAGGTAATGGATCACGCCGTAAGGGTTGGCGCGCCCATTATAGGTTTGAATGATTCCGGTGGCGCAAGAATCCAAGAAGGAGTCCGTTCTTTAGGTGGATATGCTGATATATTCTATAGAAATGTTCAGGCATCGGGAGTTATCCCACAAATTTCGGCCATTATGGGACCTTGTGCAGGTGGGGCGGTTTATTCCCCAGCAATGACGGATTTTACATTGATGGTCCAGGATAGCAGTTATATGTTCGTTACGGGACCCAATGTTGTGAAAACCGTTACCAATGAAAATGTTACCTCTGAAGAACTTGGGGGAGCTAGAACACATGCTACAAAAAGCGGCGTGACGCATTTTACGGCGGCCAACGATATAGTATGTCTAGAACAGATAAAAACATTGTTAAGCTATATGCCACAGAACAATAAAACGGTTACTGAAAAAATTCCCTTTCAGATTCAGGAAGAATATCGGGACGAGCTGGAGACAGTTATCCCCCACTCTGCCAACAAACCCTATGATATGCACCTTGTAATTAAGGGAATTGTAGATACCGATTCCTTTTTTGAAGTACATAAGGATTATGCCGATAATATAATTGTAGGTTTCGCCAGACTAGGCGGAAGAAGTATCGGTATAGTTGCCAACCAACCGATGAGCCTTGCGGGAGTTTTGGATGTTGATAGTTCTAAAAAAGGTGCCCGATTTACCCGCTTCTGCGATTGCTTTAACATCCCATTATTGGTACTGGTCGATGTGCCCGGATTCTTACCAGGAACCGACCAGGAATGGAATGGAATAATCCTTAACGGGGCAAAATTACTTTACGCCCTGAGCGAAGCAACCGTTCCGAGGGTAACGGTGATAACCCGAAAAGCCTATGGCGGTGCTTACGATGTTATGAACAGTAAGCATATTGGCGCAGACGTTAACTATGCCTGGCCCACCGCTGAAATTGCTGTAATGGGTGCGAAAGGTGCAAGTGAGATTATTTTTAGAAAAGAAATTGCACAAGCTTCAGACCCAGAACTAAAGCTTTCGGAAAAAGAAACGGAATACGCCGAGAAATTTGCAAATCCGTTTAAGGCGGCCCAACGCGGATTTATTGACGAAGTAATCCAACCTCGTGAAACACGCCGAAAATTGCTCAAATCCTTCGCCATGCTGGAGAATAAAGAAACCACAAGACCGGATAGAAAACACGGTAATATTCCCCTTTAATCTGGAAGCCCTAAAGGAAGGTTCAAGAAATTAGCGACCATTGCAATTTTTACAAATCCCCTTTACTACCAAATTTACATCCTCAGCTTTATAACCATCAGGAAGACCGATGTGCGGAATTTTATATTGGGTAAGACATACAGTTTCATTGCATTGGGTACAGTGAAAGTGCAAATGTAAATCTTGTTCGATTTCACAATTACATCCTGGTTCACACAGCGCATATTTAGAAACACCGGTGCCATCATCAATTTGATGGACCACTCCATTTTCCTCAAAAGTTTTTAGAGTTCGGTAGAGCGTAGTACGTTCGCAATTATCAAAATACTCCTCAATATTACTGAGGCTTACGGCTGTTTTTTTATCTAGCAGAAACCTGGCGATCAAAAGTCTCATAGCGGTAGGACGAATATCCCTGGTTTCTAAAAGATTTTCAATTGTTTCATTGGTGGGTTTCCACCACAATTCCAACGGTTTTTTATCTTTATCAGATGGGGATATATTCAATAATTTTTTGCTTTCGTCAATCATAATAAAGTGTTGAGAAAGAAATTCAGTAGCACATCAATATCTTTTCAATCCCCATAAATTCCAAAGTTACGGAAAATATTAAATAGAATTTCGGCTTATGATTGTTGCCGAAAAAGCTTTTACTTGTTATGCAAAGTGTTTAAGGCATAAATCGCAAAGCTTCCCAACCAATGTCCTCCCTCATAACTATCACCTACCAGATTTGGATAGGAATAGGCTAAATGTTCATTGCGAGATTGTTGAGATGCGCGTATTTGGGATATTGTTTCGCCAAACCATAAAAGACCCACGCCCTACTAAAATTCAAACCATCTAGATGCACCAACTTGCCATCCGTGCGATCACTAACCTCAGCCACTTCTAAATAATAATCCTTGTTGGCAAGTTCAGGCAGGAAGGTATCCATCCAGGGCAGAAATTCTTCTGATGGTAATATTCGGCGCATAATGTCAACTTCTTCAAGGCAAGGGGAAAGAAAGTCGAAGCCGCTTGGTTCCCACTCCATTGGACAGTTTTTATCATCAAAATAGAACTCCCTCGCTTTCTTCTCAATTAACGCCATAAGCTCTTTATCGCCTATTGTCCGGGCATAATCGTAAGCAAGCGATAAGCCAAAAGCAGTGTTGCTATGTTCCCCAACCCGGATGGGATAGTTCAATTTTGGCAAAAATTCTTTATACCGAAGCACAATAATATCTGCCAAAGGTTTAAGATTTATGCTTAATTGTTCTGCCATTGGGCTATCCCAAGTATTTAAAGTTCCTGCCAATTTTAAAACCCAAGCCCATCCGTAAGTGCGCTCAAAAGTTTTATTGATAGGTTTTCCAAAAAAAGCAACTTCCATCGCTACATTTTCAGAAGTAATTTTATCTCTTAAAATTCTTTCTACCTCCTCGGCCCTATCCATTTTAGGAAACTGTTGCAGCAACGTAACCATGGACCAATATCCGTGTACGGCGCTGTGCCAATCAAAACAACCATAAAAAATGGGATGCACCGCACGTGGCTCTAGCAAATCGGCCTCACTTTCCAATGTATGTTGTGGTTTGTATGGGTAGGAGGTCGTTACACAGTGCAAAGGGAGGTCTATTAATTTGTTCGCTTCCTGAAGTGTAAAAATAGGTTCTGCAAAAACCGTAGTGGGAATTTCCGCATCCACGACTTTTTGTGAGACCTCCATCTCGTTGTTTTTGCATCCAATGAAAAGAATCGGGAATATTATAAGCAGATACCATTTGTTCATAAGAGCTGAAGTTTCGGTAAATATAAAGAATTAGACACGTCCGACTTAGATGAAAGATGTACGACGTTAGGTATACTATGTTAGGATGAAAAACTTTATTTCACATTCTGAAAAATATAGACCTCGGTTGCGCCGCGCCCATATTTTTGATAATCGGCATCATAAAATTTTATATTATCATACCGACCAAAAAGGTATTCCAACTCAGTGCGCAATATCCCTTCACCCACGCCATGGATAAAAACTACTCTTTGAATTCGCTTGGAGATAGCAAAATCCAACTGTCGTTTTGCCGTTTCTGTCTGTATTGTTAGAATATCATAATTAGAAAGATGCCTGCTTTTGGGAACAAGCTGATGGATATGCAAGTCCACCTCCATGGCAGGTTGTATCCGTTCTTTAGGCTTAATACGTTTGGACTTGCCGGGTTTCTTTGATTGTTTATCAGAAAGAATAGCAGAAATATCCATCTGGGCCATTTCTCTTTTGGATAGTGATCCATCGATTACGATCAATTCACTTTCATTAAAATCCAACTCGAAGCCGTCCGTGGTTAATATTGTCACGTTTTTCCCCTGTAATTTTGAGACCACCCCAGAAATGGCATCGTCAAGAACAGAAACCTTGTCACCTATTTTCATCAATTATTTCCTTTGTTTCCGAACAACATCAATTAACTGTTAATCGGTTGGTTAAAAACTTATTATTATAATTTTTTTATGTATTTTAGTGAACTATATTCACACAATATTGAATATTCTTTCTAAATTTACTGCGTGTATTGAAGCCCCCTTTTCAACTAACGGCGTTTTTAAATCACAATATTATGAAAAAGCTTCTACTTTCTTCGGCATTGCTAATAACTTCCTCTGCTGTCTTTGCACAATTATATATACAGCCCGCTCCCAATGGGAACCCTCATCAAAATTACCTTACTGACTCCTATGTATATGTAAAAGGCGAGGTTCTTTATGTTGGTGGAACTATAGAATTGCATAAAAACAAGCCTGCGAGTCCTCAGGGTCTTTCCGACGCCGAAGCAAGTATCTATTTACGGGGAGGAGGACAGCTAATTCAGGGAGGTAATGAATTTTCCAACAAAGGTGACGGCTTCCTCTCGGTATTACAGAGTACCGACCCTACCAACGCTTGGGCCTATTATTATTGGTGCTCTCCAGTAGGGAATCCGGATCCCTTAGTCCCGATGACCAATGGAACGAACAAAAATTTTGGAATTCATTCTATCTATGAATACCCTAAACTCTATAATTCCATCAATGGACTTTCAATTAAAGCACGAGCGATAGACATTACTCCGTATAAAGAGGGTTTCACAAACAATTTGACCCTTACTATTTCGAAACGATGGCTTTATACCCATATGGTGCCGGGTACTGAGGCTGAGGATAGTTATTTACGTATTAATGAAGAAAATGCGGTACCGCCAGGTTTTGGATTTACTATGAAAGGGGTTAATTGGGGGGATTTGACAACTAATGCTCCAATGGGAAAACTATTTTACGACTTTCGAGGTAGGCCTAATAATGGGGATTTTACAATTCCAGTTGAAGGCCCATCTGTAACAGGTAATACGAATCCACCAACTGCAGCCAATATCAATGCTAAAATGACCTTAACAGGTAATCCTTATCCTTCAGCTTTAGATTTAAATAAACTTTTTTGGGATCCAGACAATACGTCCCTAGATTGTATTTATTATTACGATGAAGATAGATCGGTGATGTCACACTATTACAGTCTAAAGCCATACGGGTATGGAGTCTGGGTACCCTTGAACGAAGATCCTTATGATGATGGGGTTCCAAATATGAGTTATACCGGGGCATATACCCAACCCACATTTAATATATGGAATGCTGCTGGAGGACATGGTCCTGGTGGTGGTGGAACAGGACGCGATAATCCAAAGGCACGTTTCGCCCCTATCGGTCAAGGGTTTATGTTTGTAGGTAATGGGGATCCCGTAAACGAAGCTTTCGTTAAAATTAAGAACACCCATCGCATTTATATAAAAAATACGGCCGATCAAGTGTTTTATCGACCCACAGGAGAGGAGGGTGAGATGGGGTTCTCGGCACAATCTGAGGGTGATGCCAATAGAGGAGGAGGCCCAGCTTTTGATTCTGCCGACAGCACCCCACAGATTGAAAACCTGATACCCATGCTACGTCTGTATGTGGTTTTTGATGATGCCTTAACCCGAGATATGCTATTGGTATTTTCTCCAGAAACCACCGATGGTTACGATCGGGGTTACGATGCCTTGAGCCCAGGAGGAATGAAATCGGATGCGTATTTTCCTATTGGCCCAGATGGTGACCGAAAGCCTTACGTTATTCAAGGTACCAATTACGAGCCACGAAAGATGATTCCTGTTAGCTTTAAACTTCATAAGGAAAGTCAAATAGAGGTTCGCGCAGTGGAAGAAAACAGAAAACCCTATGAAAAAGTATATCTTTTTGACCGGCAAGAAAATATTTACAGACCGTTAAGCGCGGTCCAAACTGCGGCCGGAACCTTTACACTTCCTGCTGGAGTTTATGACAATCGCTTTTTCCTCGTGTTCAGGGATGGTCCTAGAGTAGATCCTAACCAAGATCTAACCGACACCCGCGATAAGATGATGGCAAGCGTAAATATGTTTCAAAATAATCCCGCTCGTCAATTGGAGATAAAAAACCCGGATGGATATACTCTTAAAGCTGCCTATCTCTATGATATGAACGGTAAATTGGTTATTACGGACACCAATCTTGGGGATAGCAGTAATTACTCCATCTATACCGGAAACCTGAGTGATGCTATGTATATGGTAAAACTGGTTACCTCTGAAGATGTTACTCTTGATTATAAGGTAATGGTAATAAATAAATAGTAACCAAATACAATATTAGAAAATCCCGGATAGCCATATTCGGGATTTTTTATTATTTGTCCTTACCGTTTAGATCCTATTTAAACCTCGGTTCGGTTCTCTGGGTCCTAGGCGCCTTTGCGGTAATATCTATTCACCGCAGAGCCGCCAAGGGATTCAAAGGGATATTTCTAGATACTAAAAAGACCTCCTTAGTATTGAAAACCAATAAGGTTTTTTATTTGTGCTTCGACAGTATTCGTAATATATCTTGAGAAATAGACTTTTACA includes:
- a CDS encoding Smr/MutS family protein, with amino-acid sequence MKIGDKVSVLDDAISGVVSKLQGKNVTILTTDGFELDFNESELIVIDGSLSKREMAQMDISAILSDKQSKKPGKSKRIKPKERIQPAMEVDLHIHQLVPKSRHLSNYDILTIQTETAKRQLDFAISKRIQRVVFIHGVGEGILRTELEYLFGRYDNIKFYDADYQKYGRGATEVYIFQNVK
- a CDS encoding Fur family transcriptional regulator, encoding MRLLIARFLLDKKTAVSLSNIEEYFDNCERTTLYRTLKTFEENGVVHQIDDGTGVSKYALCEPGCNCEIEQDLHLHFHCTQCNETVCLTQYKIPHIGLPDGYKAEDVNLVVKGICKNCNGR
- a CDS encoding T9SS type A sorting domain-containing protein; translation: MKKLLLSSALLITSSAVFAQLYIQPAPNGNPHQNYLTDSYVYVKGEVLYVGGTIELHKNKPASPQGLSDAEASIYLRGGGQLIQGGNEFSNKGDGFLSVLQSTDPTNAWAYYYWCSPVGNPDPLVPMTNGTNKNFGIHSIYEYPKLYNSINGLSIKARAIDITPYKEGFTNNLTLTISKRWLYTHMVPGTEAEDSYLRINEENAVPPGFGFTMKGVNWGDLTTNAPMGKLFYDFRGRPNNGDFTIPVEGPSVTGNTNPPTAANINAKMTLTGNPYPSALDLNKLFWDPDNTSLDCIYYYDEDRSVMSHYYSLKPYGYGVWVPLNEDPYDDGVPNMSYTGAYTQPTFNIWNAAGGHGPGGGGTGRDNPKARFAPIGQGFMFVGNGDPVNEAFVKIKNTHRIYIKNTADQVFYRPTGEEGEMGFSAQSEGDANRGGGPAFDSADSTPQIENLIPMLRLYVVFDDALTRDMLLVFSPETTDGYDRGYDALSPGGMKSDAYFPIGPDGDRKPYVIQGTNYEPRKMIPVSFKLHKESQIEVRAVEENRKPYEKVYLFDRQENIYRPLSAVQTAAGTFTLPAGVYDNRFFLVFRDGPRVDPNQDLTDTRDKMMASVNMFQNNPARQLEIKNPDGYTLKAAYLYDMNGKLVITDTNLGDSSNYSIYTGNLSDAMYMVKLVTSEDVTLDYKVMVINK
- a CDS encoding acyl-CoA carboxylase biotin carboxyl carrier protein subunit — its product is MKDHYRLSVDENYQFDLEIDEATNLNQLDFSEPGIGGKKERIHILHQNKSYSAEILHVDFIQRKYTIKINGNTYKVGIETPLAQLIKKMGLSLGTTSVDDDILAPMPGIILEVNVQEGNEVKEGDLLCVLEAMKMENALSAPRDGTIKFVNITKGDTVDKGKLLIEFQKND
- a CDS encoding acyl-CoA carboxylase subunit beta, whose protein sequence is MTDNNKKLKEMISEAKLGGGSKRIEKQHEKKKLTARERIEYLLDEGSFEEMGMLVTHRTTDFGMQEEIYYGDGVVTGYGTINRRLVYIFAQDFTVFGGALSETHAEKICKVMDHAVRVGAPIIGLNDSGGARIQEGVRSLGGYADIFYRNVQASGVIPQISAIMGPCAGGAVYSPAMTDFTLMVQDSSYMFVTGPNVVKTVTNENVTSEELGGARTHATKSGVTHFTAANDIVCLEQIKTLLSYMPQNNKTVTEKIPFQIQEEYRDELETVIPHSANKPYDMHLVIKGIVDTDSFFEVHKDYADNIIVGFARLGGRSIGIVANQPMSLAGVLDVDSSKKGARFTRFCDCFNIPLLVLVDVPGFLPGTDQEWNGIILNGAKLLYALSEATVPRVTVITRKAYGGAYDVMNSKHIGADVNYAWPTAEIAVMGAKGASEIIFRKEIAQASDPELKLSEKETEYAEKFANPFKAAQRGFIDEVIQPRETRRKLLKSFAMLENKETTRPDRKHGNIPL
- the accC gene encoding acetyl-CoA carboxylase biotin carboxylase subunit, with product MKKLLVANRGEIALRIMKTAHRMGIATVAIYSEADRDAPHVKFADEAVCIGPAPSNESYLLGDKIIKLAKELDVDAIHPGYGFLSENAEFAEHVEKSGIIFIGPKSHAIRVMGSKLAAKETVKEYDIPMVPGTDEAITNVDSAKQIAEKIGFPILIKASAGGGGKGMRIVENAKEFGDQMRRAISEAENAFGDGSVFIEKYVTSPRHIEIQILADNFGNTVHLFERECSIQRRHQKVVEEAPSSVLTPSLREQMGNAAVKVAKSCSYIGAGTVEFLLDENLNFYFLEMNTRLQVEHPVTELITGLDLVEQQIRIANGEKLSFAQEDLKITGHAFELRVYAEDPLNNFMPSVGKLEVYKPPHGKNIRVDDGFTEGMQVPIHYDPMLSKLIVYGKTRNEAIQLMLTAISAYDVEGVSTTLPFGKFVFNSEAFRSGRFDTNFVKEHYSEEKVKANNEEEAKIAALIALKHYLKDSGILRLPIN